From the genome of Rhodopirellula bahusiensis:
AGTACCGATCCGACTTGGCGCTGCAGGCAAAAGCCGACGAAGCAGCCAAGAACACTCCGTCGATTCCTGGCCCTGCGCCAGTCGCCGAGAATCAAGAAGGTGCGTCCACGCCAACTCCCGAACCGGCGCCGCGAAAACGTCCTCGCCCGATCGAGTTGGCTGGCGATCCATCGAGCAGCACAGGCTCTGACGAATCCACAACGGATCCGGCGGACTCGCGCGATCAACCAAACGTTCAACCGAACCGAACTCCTGGCTCCGCCCCGCCGATCACGCTGGTCTCACAGAATGTCGACAAGCGTTGGCAATCGCACTGGAAGCGTCTCGGCGTCAGCCCAACGCCTTCACGAGACAAGGAATCGATTCAACAAGAATTGGCCGATCGTCTGGGGCTTGTGATTCCCCTCGATGCCATCGGCGATGTCGAAGCCACGCGAGTCGCAATCCAGAAACCATCCAACCGACAAGCGATCAGCAACCGCTTGCTGGCCGCATTCCTTGGAAAGAATCCCAAGCAGGAAAACGCCGCCGAGTCTCTCAGCGAAGTGCTGAAGTCGGGATCCGGCGCGGACCGATTGATCGCGTCTTGGATGCGTCCTTCATCGGAAGATGCAACGCCTCAGGGCGACAAACAATCGGATTCGAAGAAAGCCGCCGCGACGCCGTGGATTCGAATGTTGCAGCCGGCGGACTTGCACGAAGTCACTGTCAAAACGGCCGCCTTGACGAATCACCAAGACTTGCGTTGCCAGCGTTGCCACGATGTTCCCAACGCGGGCAACGAAGTCCCGTCGCAGTCCGATTACTGGACCGCCGCCGCTGGGTTGGCTCCGTTGCTGAATCCATCGCGAGCGAACAAGGACATCTTCTACGACACATTGGATGGTCGCCGGCAATTGGCGAGTCCTCCGTCCGACAAACAAGCCGAGACCTGGTCCAACAACTTGGTCGGCTCGCGAGATCTTGCCGAAGGCATCGTGTCGACGCTTTTCGCGTTGGTTCATGATTCCCCATCCACGACCAGCCCGTTTGATCTGTCTGTTGCCTCTGCAGCATCCGTGCCTCCTGAGACGCTTCGTCCTTTGGTCGACGATCTGATCGCCAGTGATTTCGATGTGCTTCGTTGCCTATCAATTCTGCTTTCCGATGCCGTGATGACTCGCTCGGTGCCCGATGCGATGTCGCCGCAAGGAATCTTGGTTGCCGACGATCAGCAGTGGTCCAATGCCGTCTCCGCGGTCCACGCGATGGCGGCTCGATCGCCGTTCCGTCGTCCTGGCTCCGCTCAACGTCGATTGCAAGTCGCACAGCTGGATGCCAAGCCAAACTGGCCGGCTGACAGCGGTCGTGACGCGTTGCTGGCTCAGCCTCTCGGCAGCGAGTTGTCCGCCGATGGAACACCCTCCGGCGCCGGTGACCGCCGTCCAGACAAGGACCGCGATCGCAAGGCCGCGGTGGCCTCCACGGGCTATCCCATGCGGTCTTCAATGATCGTTCCCGGCTGGATTTCTCGTCTGCCTGATTTCGACAGCCGCTTGGATCACGTCGCCCATTTGGCGGGTCAGCTGAAGCTCAGCTCCTCCGAACGGGAACTGGCACACCAGGCGCTCGCGTCGGGAGATGACGAGGCGTTGATTTTCGAACGATTATGGTGGATCATCCGGCCCAACAGTTGATTGTTTGTGGCCCATGAACGGATCCGAATGTTTTGAAGACTTCCCCAGCGTTCGGACAAATTCACGTTTCAGATTGCGTCGAAGGCATGGCAGAGCTGCCGGCCGGATGCATCGATTTGGCGTTCGCTGACCCGCCGTTCAACATCGGCTACACCTACGACGTCTACGACGACTCGTTGGAAACGGACGAGTACCTGCAGTGGTCCGAGAGCTGGATTCGCGGTGTGCACCGGGTGCTGGCCGACGACGGAGCCTTCTGGCTGGCGATTGGTGACGAATACGCTGCCGAACTGAAAGTGCTCGCACAAAAGATCGGCTTCCAGTGCCGCAGTTGGGTCATCTGGTATTACACCTTTGGCGTGCACTGCAAATACAAGTTCACGCGTTCGCACGCCCACCTGTTTCACTTCGTCAAAGACGAAAAACACTTCAAGTTCAACGCCGACGATCCATCCGTGCGTGTGCCGTCGGCCCGGCAATTGGTTTACAACGACCGCCGAGCCAACAGCAAAGGCCGGATGCCTGATGACACTTGGATCCTGCGTCCTCAGGACCTGCCTTACGGCTTCACGGCCGACGAAGACATCTGGTACTTCCCCCGAGTCGCGGGCACGTTCAAAGAGCGTGCCGGTTTCCACGGATGTCAAATGCCCGAACAGTTGCTCGGACGCATCATCAGAGCCTGCAGCGACCCCGGCGACAAAGTGCTGGATCCCTTCAGCGGCAGTGCCACCACCGTCGCCGTTGCCAAGAAACTCGGTCGCGAATTCATCAGCTTTGAAATGAGCGAAGAATACGTTTCGCTCGGAACCGAACGTCTCGAACAAATTCGTGTTGGCGATCCGCTGACAGGTGCCGCAGACCCTCTTCGCAGTGCCCCGGCCACCAACGGAAAGAAGAACGAAACCAAAGCGGAGAAACTCGCTCGCGAAGAGGAACGACAACGCTGGGCAACCCAACAAGTGGGACCTCAGTTGGAATTCCAGTTTGAAACCCTGCGTTCCATGACCGATGGCGAATTGATCAACGCCTTCCGCGAAATCCATGATGGCCACTCCGTCGATCGGGTGCTGCTCGATCCGGTCCTCAGCGATCGCCTGGAATCCGCCTGTCGCCGGATCTCCGAACGCGAGCCCGCTGCCTCCCGCCGCCAGCGACTAATCGAACTTCGCGCGTCCGGTGCACTCACCGCCGAGGGCGTTCACACGCAACGTCCCACAACGATCCCCACCACCACTCTCGAACGATTCAGCTACGCCGCTGAATTGGCGTGGGCGATCCTAGTGCAACGTTATCCCGAACACAGCTTGGACGATGTCTTTACCGATCCGAAGTTACTTTCAGAATTTGATCGAGAAGCAGTGATGCATGCGGCTGACGCTGATCCATTGACGCTTCGTTGGTGTGCGACCCAACTGCGATCATGGGCGACTACCGCCCGAGAGCACCAACCCGGGGCGGACGAACCTGAGCGATCATCCCCCAAGTTCTCAGCAGCCAAAAACTGGACCACCACCGCCGGACCGAGTTCGAAAAGCGGCTCCTCCAAAGGCGGCCTGTACCAGGTGCTCGCCCAAGACGATTCCGTGTTGTTCGTGGGCGAAACCTCCGACTTCTCCGTTCGTTTTGGCGACCACCTGGCCGACGAATCAGCAGAACGCTTTTGGCGAAACGAGGCCGGTGGCCAACCCAAAGTCCGCACCGCGTTGATCCAGGACGCGACGGGCCCCGAACGACGCCTCGCGATGTGCCAATGGCTGCAACAAAATCCGGCAACCTCACGGAACCTCGTTTCCTTGTGGAGCACCGGCATTTCACTGAGCGTAAACGCCCCTTCTTGATAAGCACGCTCGGAATGAGCATGCCGAGAAACTACAATCGTTGGAACTGAATACCGATCCAGCATCCAACTCGGTCTCTGAGCTGACATTTGGCTGCCATTGGTTCGAAGTCTCCAACGCAGCAAGTTACTCAATTCGAGAGAAGAGCTTTGATTCCTGGTCGAGCCCAAAGGAACCGCCGCGGACAAAGTTCGCGCCGCAGGAGTGCGACTGCCAACCACCGTCGCGTGCGACTGGAGCAATTGGAATCGCGATGGATGCTCGCCGCCGATGCCACATCGGATATCCCCGATAGCACGCCGCTCGTGTTTGCTCCCGTTGTGGAAGGACGAGACCTGCAAATTGCACGCTCGACCGGCGATCTGAATCAGACCAGCAATCGATTTTCGCTTTCGACTGAGGAGCAAACGGAACTTTCGCTCTACGTCAATTCAGGTGGTTTAGCACTCACATTCAGTGCCACTCTTTTCGACGAGGAGGGGAACTATGTCACCAAGAGTGATCCATATTCCCCACACGATTACAAATCGATCCTCGTCCCGGAAGCTGGTGAGTATCTACTTGAAGTTGATCCGTCATTTTCCTCCGACGATGCCAACAACTATCAGCTGAGGGTACTGCAGGGGAGCTTGCCCTTCGAAACCGAATCGCTTGCCCCACTTCTTTCGGAACTTCAGGGCATCGGAACAGCAAGCGTTGCCGGTGTGATTTCCAGCGGACTGCACGACGAAGACATCGACTCCTACTCGCTCGGAGTTCTGGCGGAAGGAACGCGAGTCGATTTGACCGCCAGCATTCCCAGTGGCGGGACAGCCGCACCGATCATCGAGCTTCGTGGCCCCCGCGGCATCGTTGTCGATCAAAATCCCGCTCGAGACAAGGTTGAAGCCGTTATCCCAAGTCCCGGCACATACGAGGTGCGAGTGCGGCAGGAAACAGTCTTTGACAATAGCCGATATCAATTTCGAGGTCGGAATACAAAGACAGAAGCGGAACAATTGGCCCACGAAAGCGGCGGACACTTGCTCGCGATCAACAGCGCCGAAGAACAATCGCTTTTTGAACCAATCGATAGCGAAACCTGGATTGGAATCAGTCTGGGCGAAGAAGAGTCTGTCGATTCGCTGAGGTGGTCCAGCGGCGAAGAACTTACCTATACCAATTGGCAGGAAGGTGAGCCAGCCTTGCACTCGCATGAATCGCATGGCGATGGAGTCATGGATCAGTCTGGCAAATGGACGCTGAAAGACGTCTTCTCCTACATCAGCAAGTCGACCATCATCGAAATTCCGCGAAACGAAGATGATCCGGTGTCTTCGTTTGCAGGTCCCGATGCACTGTATCTGCTAGACGTTGTCGTCACCGACACGGATGCCCCTCAAGTCGTATCGATATCGGGAATCCCCACCCACGATATCATCGCAGATTCGCCATTGGTTGAGTTTGGTTTTGAGTTGAGTGAGCCAGTCCAAGCGACTGGCGACCTGAACCATATCATTGATCTACGTGAGGCTGGCGTCGATGGCGAATTCTTTACCGATGATGATCGACTCTTCCATACAACATCCAAACTTGATTCACCGACTGAACTCGTCGTCTGCATCATGGACGGTCCCATCGCAGATGGCCACTATCAGATTTCCATCTCGGATCAACTAACGGACTTGTTCGGGAATCCTTTGGCCGCTGGTGCTGGGTACAGCAAATCGTTCGAAATCGCGATTGATGCCGAACGTTTCGTTTTTGAAGGAGTCGACAACGACACCATTGAAACGGCGACGCCGATTCCATTGACGCCTGACTCGGGAGGAACAGGACTTTCGCACACGACGCGAACCGGCCTGGGGCTAAACAGCTACTACGGAGACCCGGACTATTGGACATTTGACGTAGCAGCGGCATCTGAAATCACCGTCCGCATTTCGGGCAACGGAAGAGGACTGACATTACTGGACGCGGATGAAAATGTGCTGGCATCCGATGTAAGTGTGATTGACGCAGCCTCATTGTCAAAAGCAGGCCAGTACTTTGTCCGGATCGTAGGATCCAGAGGATCAGATGCAAACGCACCCTATCAGCTTTCTCTAGATGTCTCCGAATCGATTGCGATGGAAACTGATTCCAGACAATCGAATCACAATTCAACAACCGAAGACATTGAGTTTGACGAAACGACCAATCCGCGATTGGCCAAAGTCACCGGAGCATTGGCTTTCGGCTCGGACTCCCCACAAGACAGATTTTTCCTGGGAACATTGAACGCGGGCTCAACAGTCTCGCTCCGATCGATCCTTCCGCACTGGAGCACACTGAAACCTTTCGTTGAACTCTATCGTGGTTACGAGAGAATTCTTGACATCAATGTTTCAGAAGAAGTCTTCGAAGGCACGATTGCAACGGACGGAAGGTACTATGCCGTCGTACGGGCTGACACGGGATACGGTCTGCATGGCCAGTACATCCTCGACATCGAGATTGATGACGACATCACCCCGAAACTTCTCGGAACCCCGGGCTTGCCCGCAGCAGACGAAGTAGGCAATGAACTGATCGGTCGCTTCGAATTGAACTTCAGCGAAGAAGTGTTGTTGGACAACAACTCGATTGATCTGCGTGAAGCGGGCGAGGACGGTCAATTCGATACCGATGACGACCGGTCATTCGACGTCGAACTGACAACCGATGAAACCAGTTCCAATTTCGAGTTCATCGTGACGGATGGCCCGCTCGACACAGGGCAATTCCGTCTGACGCTGAATGCCGACATCACGGACTTATCCGGAAACACATTGGATGGCGACAACGTCGTCTCGCAATTTTTCCAATTGGATGCCGTCGACAGCACAGAAATCTTCGAAGGTTTCGACAACGACCAGCGTGATCGAGCGACCGTTTTGCCACTCCAATTGGATCCAACCGGAACCGGATTTTCGCGAACGCCTCGATCGGGCGTGGGTCTCATTGAAACCTTCAACGACACCGATTGGTGGAGCTTCGAGGCTGAGGCTTTACAAACCATTCGCGTCACGCTGACGACGGAGATGATTAACACCCTGGATCTCACGGTCACGGACTCCGAGGGCCACGCAATCGTTGGCTCTCTGTCAACGCACCAACAAGGCGACAAGTCGACGTTGGTCAACCGTTTCCGAGCTCCGAGCGACGGCGAATACTACATCCACATTCAAAAGCGAACCTTGATTTCCAGCGAGTATCAACGCGACTACGAATTGCGCGTCGATACTGTTGCCGGCCAGACGCTGGAATCGAGAGAACAGGCAAACCAGTACAAAGGACATGGCGACACAATCGCGTTGAACTCGACGCCGGATGGATCGCTGAGGGGATCAATCGCTGGGACACTCCTCCTTTCAGATCGTGATACGTACGAACTCGGCTCCCTCGAACCGAATCTTCAAGTTCGGTTCACCATCGATCGACCTGAGTGGAGTCAAGTCGAACCTGTCATCGGTCTTTATGGTGTGGGCTCAGCGTTCACCGAAATCTCTCCCGACGAAGATGGTAGTTTTCGAGCGTTGACGACCGACCGTGGGGAATATGAAGTGTTTGTCGCGGCAAATCCGGAAGGGAACGGCGCCGGTTTCGATGGACAGTATGTGTTGAACGTGGAAGTCATCGACACCGTGCCGTTCCAAGTCACGGAAATCCGCGGGCTACCTTCGGACAATGTCGAGACCGACCAGATGCTGTCGGATTTCGAAGTGACCTTCAATCGCAACCTAAGTGAAAGCTCGTTCGAATCATCCGAAGTCTCCATCGTGGAAGCCGGTGCAGACGGTCAGTTCGGTACCTCGGACGATCAAACCTACGCACTCAGGCACGAATTCGCGTACGCCCATGGAGAAGCACAGCGTGACCGTCTCCACTTCTCCGTTGAGTCTGGAGTGAACGTTCTGCGTGAGGGCAAGTATCGACTGCACCTGCCCGCTAGCTTCGAATCGCGATATGGCGAACCGCTCGAGGAAGGCGATGGCTATTCGACAGACTTCTCGATCGATGAATTGCCAGAAGGGTATCTTTTTGAGGGTCCCGCAAACGATGACCGGACTGGCGCAGTCCATCTCGATCCTGAGGCACCTGGTTCGAATTGGTTGGTCCGGGGCATCGGATCGTTGGAACGAGATGACGACATCGATTTTTGGAGCATCGACGCGTCAGCCGGCGATTGGGTCACCGTTTGGACACCCAATCGATCCAGCTCTTATTTTGCAACGTCAGGCCTTTCGAACGAAGCTGGCCAATACATGACCGCGAGCTCGCGTCATCACCAATATCCGCAGCAGGGTGCATTCCAACACTATGTGATCCCCACTGATGGCGAGTACTTCGTAGCGGTTGAAGGCAACACAGCCCAACTTCCGAATGACCGGCTGTATGAACTCTGGGTTCACATTGCTCCATTGGCTGATGGTGAGGCGCCGATCGAAGGATTCCACCTCAACCATCCCATTTTTCAAAAGACTGATCACGGAGAGACCGCCGTTATCGCCGACTCCTTCATCAGCGACGAGTTCGGCTTCTTCTACCCCTATCATGAAACAACTTACGACATAGGTCATCTGCCGGAACACACTGACGTTCGGATCGATACCCGTTCGACGACCTGGACGTTCGCAAATTCGTTTCTCCTTCTTGATCCAATTGCCAATCGAAGGTCTCAAAAATTTGTCGTGACAGGAACAATCACGGGCGACCCGGGTACCGATCTAACAATTGGCCCAACGCATCATTACCCGGGACATATCCCAACCTCTCAGCAGCGCGCAGACTACATCGTTGAGATTCAGTCGTTTGACGTGACCGCCCCTAAAATCTCGCTGGACATCGAGACTGATTCAGACACACATCTTGTCCGTGCCTCAGCAAGTGACAGTGACGAACTCGGTCGCCAAGGTTCGGGTGTCACACAATTGTCACTGTTTTCGATCCATGATGGATCGCTCTCGCATCGACAGTCCGGCACGACTAACCGCATCGAACACACAATCACCTCTGCCCATGCCTCCCATTTCTTTGCAACCGCAACCGACCGTGTCGGAAACCGGTCCATCCTCGACCTGAGCGGTCAAGACCTGGGGTCAATATCGATCGACTCGTCCATCGCGGACAATTCCCTTGTGACATGGCCCTCTCAAATTGCCGTCGGGCCTGGCACCAGCCTCACTTGGTCGGGACAATGGGAGGTGCTGCTACCCATCATCCGCGACAACCGCCTGTACCACCGCGTGACAGCAGGCGATCAGGTGATCGAATTCGAAACCACGTCCGAAGATCAAAACCCCGTCATTCCATACGACGTTGATCGTAGCGGAAGCGTCTCGGCTCTGGATGCACTGCTGGTAATCAACCATCTCAGTAGCGCACACGCCCAAACCGAAACACGGTTGAGTCTTAGTGGTCACTACTTTGACGTCAATGGAGATTCTCGATCAACCGCACTGGACGCGTTGCAAGTCATCAACCAATTGCGTTTTGGTCCTTCCTCAGGAGCGTCAGAATTCATTCCAATCGAAAACACCGCTACTCAACCGTTCATCTGTCGATTCGGACCGACGGAAGATGCATACGACACAACTCATCCGATGAGTGATACGGCGATCCCGCCCCAATCGCTCAACCAATTCATCGATGCGACACCCGCCGTTCCTGTATCGCAACCCTTATGGAAAATCGACACATCATCACGCGGTGAGCCAGGAACGTCACTTGATCCAACAACCGTCGATGAAGTCCTCACTTCATCGACGAACGCGTTGTTAGAACATTTGCTCTAAGGTGAAAAACCACGGGTTCGGCGATTTGTTGCGGAACTTTGGAACTCAACTACCGAACATTTCATCGATCTGTTCGATGTAGTCAAGTGCTTCTTCAATGGACTCGACTTGGGCCCCGGGGACTCGACCTGCTCGATCGCATTCACCCAGAGTGATCAAGTCTTCATACCAATGATGAGCGACCAAACGCTTGCGCCGCCGCGCTCCGATCGTGCGATCATGGATTTTGTGTGCCTCCATGTGATTGGCGATCAGCCAGCTCGTTCGATTTGACACGAACCCTTCGATCGATTCCAAGCCTGCCAACACGTGGTCATCCGGATCGATTGCTTTGCCGACGTCATGCAACAACGCTGCGAGCAAAAACTCTTCGTCATAGGGCATCTGTTCCTTGGCGTGCCCGTAGACTTGCAGACTGTGGAACAACGCATCGCCTTCGGGATGAAATCGCAGGTTTTGCTGAACGTTTTCCAAAGGAACCAACAACGACAGAAAGACGGCGAAACGATCCGGGCAGGAATCCATTTCATTCAACCTCGCAGCTTGTTGCTGCGGATCGATGTTGTGCTCCAACACAATCAGTCGTTCCAACTGGGACAAGCTGGACCGTTCAATCGCTTTGTTTGTGATCGAACTACGGAACCGAAAACCGAGCAAGGATGGATGATAGACAGTGAGCTCGATTGGAAATTCATCGCGAACATGGATGTGCGTGAAAACCCTCTGCTCCCCATCCTTCTGCACGCGTTTGCGTTGCAGGTCATAGTAGACGCCAAATTCGTCGAGCTTCAGCGTGATGCGATGCGGATTGGACGCAAAGACGTGAATGTCCACGTCGGAACCTTGCCGAATGGCGCCGCTGAGAACACTGCCGATCAACCGGGGATGAAACTCCTTCAACTGACGCAGCCACCATGCGGCTCGCAATCGCATTTCCAGCAAGCGATGCCTTTGGTGATCGCTTCCCTCATGCAACCGAGCGAGAATTTGAACTTGCTCGCGAATCTCGGCGTTGGAGGGCAAGTCAGCCGGTTTGACCCATCCTTTGTGGATCCTTCGAGCCGCCTTTTGCTTGGCTTGGTAGTACTCACTGACGTCGCGCGAGTACATCAAACGTGCCGCCTCCCAAGCAATTTGGCGGCGTAGTTTCATCGATGACATGAATGGGGTTTGACGACGCAAACCCAGCAAACGAGAAAAGAAAACATCGAGTTGTGCGACTGTTCTCGCACACTCTGCGAAATTGTCAAATCAAAAACTATATGCAATCGTAATCTCGACGGAGCAAAGCTGCTCAAGTCGAATCGTCTCGCTCACGTCACTCGGAAGCGGCGGGCGAGCCACATCGATGGGATCATCAATGCGAAGACGCAGAGCGATGGGATGGCTCCGGCACCGAGCATGGTGATCGCGGCCATCAATGGGATGATCGCCATGATCGCGGATTTGATGGTCAACTGAATGCGTTTGGGCGACGGTGATTGCCACGCCGTCCAACCTCTCGCCAGCGTCGGCACAATCATCAACGCAATCGTCGCGGGGAAGATCACGGCCGGATCAATTTGCCAACCTTTGGTCCAGTTCACTGGCACGTCAGCGTTCGACAACACACCTGCAAAACGCGGTGCGAGAGCCAGCACGACTCCGCCGAGTGTCATGCCAAACCAACCCAGCGGCAGATGCATGCTGCGATCACCAATCGCTTCGCGACGCGCGAACGTGGTGACGCCGGTGATGTACAGTCCCATACCGATCGCGAAGGCGAACGTGACGGGTGTGATGTGCATCCAGACGGGTTCGCCCAGCACGGAGACGCGTCCCTGCCATTGTTCCGCAGGGATTACCGAGTGAGCCGCGGTGGATCCCAGCAGGAAGCTCAGAACACGACATCCGCCCATCAGCACCGAAGCGATGCGAGTTCGTTTGAACGGACCGTCGTAGGCGACGATGCAAACGCTCAAGAGTATGGCGATCACACCCGGAACCAACCCGATCAATGACGCGAGAATAATCCCAATGACAAGCAAGGTCCAACCGACCAACCGTGCATCGGCCAGTCGAATTTCGCGACGTGGGAGTGGTCGTTCGCTGCGGGCTCGACGATCGGCTCGGATGTCAAAAACATCGTTGAGCACCATTCCACCCCAGTACAACGCGACTCCGGATGCCACCACCAAAGCCATCGAGGGCCAGATGGAACCAGCCGTGTCATCTCCTGATCGCAACCAACCGCTGGCGCCGAGCACCAACAAGAACGCGGCCGATACATCAGCGACGACGGTGAATCCGTTGGGCAATCGAACCAGTTTCGCCCATGAGAACAAGCGGGTTCCCAGCGTGACATCCGTGGGAAGCGAAGAGCGAGATGATTTGGAATTCATTAGCGACGGAGCAGTCGACTTTGACGTTCCGTGATCGCGATCCCGTAGCGGGACAGGTAGCGATCGGTCTCGTTGGTGAACTCGACGTCAAGGTCTTGATTTTCGAATCGAAAACGTCCGATCGGCGGTGGCGAAATCGGACGCAACGAATACAGCTCAATCAAACTGATCAAAGGACAATTCAGCATTCGTTGACTGGATGTTCGCGGCTCGACCGTGGAATCGTCAACCACACTGGCTTCGCTCGCATTGATGTCAGCGTCGCTTGGCCCACCGTCATCGGACGCAGACAAGGCTTTCTCCCCGTCAACGGAAGATGGCATTGCTGGATCGCCCCAGTATTCGATTCGCAGTGGCAGTCCCTTGCCAAAGTCAGACTCGGGATCATTGCTGCGGGCGATCAACACCACGACCTGTGTGGGACAGAGCTCTGGCCATGTCGTCGTGCCAAACTCTTGTAAACGCTGTGCTCGCACATCGTCTCGCAACGTTCCTTTGACAATCCAAACGTCGCGTCCTTCGAGTTGGCCGGATTGCAACGTCAGGTCATGTTCTGATGCGATGGTGTCCAGCATTTCTGTCCAGGCGCCGACTCGCACGCTGGGTTTCAACGCGGCGGGTGAGCTGGAACTCAGCGAGCCGCGACCAAAGAGCGAGGCGAGTGAATCATTGACCCACTGGTCAAGACGTCCCACATCAACTCGTCGCAAAGTGATCTGTTCGCCGATCTGCTCTCGTGTCCAAGCCAATCGGCCGTCGCTGACTTGTTGCAGCGTGTGTTTGCCGTCGCCATCCAGCATCGTGACTTGCAAATTGAACTGCCCGCTGCCCTGGCCAGCTTGTTCATAGGTCCCCACACCCAAAATTTCGCGACCGCTGACCCAAACCCGCTGGCGAACTTTCGCGTCAAATGCAGGTCCCTGAGCAACTCGTTGAATGGTTTGTGAGATCAACCGGTCCGCGGGACCATTCGTTTTCGGCTCAATCGAAGTTGTTGAATTCGATGCAATGTCGTTGCAAACCGCCGTTGCGATGCCTCCCAGGAAGAAGCAACCAACGAGGCAAAACGCCAGCTTTCCCAGCGTTTTCCGCATCCGATGAGACTTCCCGGCCAACCGCCGACTCACCCTGGTACCGCAGCGGTCGTGATGGTCCAGACAGTCAAAACAGTCGTGCGGGTGAATCTTCATGGGGAGGTTATGACGATTTTGCCAAAGAAATGCCCCCTCGCGTGCCGATGAGCTGAGCAGTGACTGATCCTGACAGAACAGTTGCGGGGAAGGTTGGCCGATCTTAGGTCGTTTTCCCGCTTCGCGTCCAGTCAGATCTGGTCACAACTGAACACCACTGACTTTCCATTTTGATTTGATTCAACGATTGAATCACAACCAGTTCTTGTTCCACGCCGCGTGAAACGCGAATGAGTCGCTTGTCGACTTGTTCAATTCATGACGAGTGTTGGGGGAAGAACCCAGCGACCCAAGACGGGGGAAAAGATGAAACGAATCGTCACTCATTTGGCGCTTGCGGCGGCCACGGCGATCCTCGCCACCGGATGTGTGCCGGTTCGCCACAACCTGCCTCCGGAACAGCGGATGATGCAACCTGGCCCAGGCGTCGGAGGCCCCGGCCCCGGTGTGTTGGGTCCTCAAGCCTACGGCATGATGGGAGCGAACACTCCTGCGGCTGCAACAGGCACCGAAGGCATGATCACTGAGGGAGCCATCGATGGCGTCCTCGGCGAAGTGCCTTCCAGCATCGCGAAGGCAGGGCAGAGCAACCCCGAAATTCAGCAAGTCGGTTTCCGTCAACTCGCCGGTGGCGATTGCGGATGCGGCGGTAGCTGCGGTGGCGGCGGATGTCTCGGTGGCGGATCGAACATTCCTCCTGGCGGCGGCGTGGCAATGATGCCACCACCCGGCATGATGCCTGGGATGGTTTCGACTGCTCAGGTTACCTTTGGCAATCCAGATGGCATGCA
Proteins encoded in this window:
- a CDS encoding DNA-methyltransferase, producing the protein MKTSPAFGQIHVSDCVEGMAELPAGCIDLAFADPPFNIGYTYDVYDDSLETDEYLQWSESWIRGVHRVLADDGAFWLAIGDEYAAELKVLAQKIGFQCRSWVIWYYTFGVHCKYKFTRSHAHLFHFVKDEKHFKFNADDPSVRVPSARQLVYNDRRANSKGRMPDDTWILRPQDLPYGFTADEDIWYFPRVAGTFKERAGFHGCQMPEQLLGRIIRACSDPGDKVLDPFSGSATTVAVAKKLGREFISFEMSEEYVSLGTERLEQIRVGDPLTGAADPLRSAPATNGKKNETKAEKLAREEERQRWATQQVGPQLEFQFETLRSMTDGELINAFREIHDGHSVDRVLLDPVLSDRLESACRRISEREPAASRRQRLIELRASGALTAEGVHTQRPTTIPTTTLERFSYAAELAWAILVQRYPEHSLDDVFTDPKLLSEFDREAVMHAADADPLTLRWCATQLRSWATTAREHQPGADEPERSSPKFSAAKNWTTTAGPSSKSGSSKGGLYQVLAQDDSVLFVGETSDFSVRFGDHLADESAERFWRNEAGGQPKVRTALIQDATGPERRLAMCQWLQQNPATSRNLVSLWSTGISLSVNAPS